Below is a window of Brachyspira hampsonii DNA.
ATACAGGAGATAATATAGATAAAAACAGCACAATAGAAACAATAAATAAAATAATAGAAAAAACAGAATATAGCAAATATGGTGTTGCACTTGATATAAGCAGAACTACAGTTACAGAAATAAAAGATAATGCCTTCAAAGATAATAACAATATAATAGCAATAAAATTACCTGAAACTATAAAAACAATAGGAATTAGTGCATTTGAGAATTGTTCTATACTTAGTGAAATTAACTTTCCTTCATCAATAGAATCAATAAAAACATCATCTTTTAATAAATGCATAAAATTAATAAAAGCCGATTTAAGCAAAACAAAAATAACATCAATAGAAAATAAAGTATTTTATAATTGCATAAGCCTTAATTCTGTTGTATTGCCCGATACTTTGACAATAATAAATATTGAATCATTTGCTTACTGCTATTCTCTTAATGACATTAACTTTACATCTAAATTAACATACATACTTCCATCAGCTTTTATTAGCTGTAAATCATTAACAAAAATAAGTCTGCCTAGTAGTTTGAAATATATATATGGATATTCATTTGGAGACTGCTCTTCTTTAAGTGATGTAGAATATCTTGGTGATAATGTTAATAATATACAAATAAAAAATGGAAATGTATTTGACGGATATGTTGAAAATTCTAAGCCTAAAAATTTACATCTGCCTAATGCATCAAGCGATTCTAGTTGGGAGAGTTTTTTAAACTATACTTGGGAAAAGGATAAAATCTTTTATGGTAAAAATATGTCCTAATAATCAAAAATAACTTTGGAGGAATAAATTGAAAATATTGGTGATAATACTGCTTTCTTTTATAATATATTCATGTAATTATAAACTCATTTCCCCATACGATGACAAAAATAATAATCAACTAAATAATAATCAAGTAAATGAAAAAATATATGTAGTGGGAAATGAATCTACAGAAGAAGAAATAAAAAATGCTTTAGAAAATAATAAAAAAGAAACAGGACAAAATCTTATAACTGTTAAAGGGTATATAGATAGTTCTTCTACTATTTTTGATAAAATAAAAAATGTTGCACAAAATGAAAAAGATATTATATTAGATTTATCAGCTGCTTCTTTTGAAACATCATATAAGTTTACACTTGAAGGAGCTTCCACTTTAAAAACAGTAATAATGGCTACAACTGAACAAATAACTGCAAACTTTTTTAAAGACTGCACAGCTTTGGTTAATATTCAAATATCAAGCAGTACAATAAAAATAAATGATACTAGCTTTGAAAATTGTACTTCTCTTAAAAATGTTGAATATTTAGGAACTTCTCCAAATGCTCTTACAACTTCAGCTTTTGCTTCTATTAAACCTACAGACTTATATCTTCCAAATGTTAAAACTGATCCTCAAGACGGAAGATGGAATAATTTTTTAGGTGCAGCTTGGACTGCAATACATTATACTGCTTCTATGCCGCAATAATTAAATATTTTACTTGATTATATACTTTTTGTATACTATAATTTATATATAAAATTTTTAAAAATTAGAGGTGTGTATAATGGAACAAGAAGTAAAAGCAAGAATAGATTCATGGCTTAATGGTCCTTATGATGATGAAACAAAAAAAGAAATTAAAGCATTATTAGATGCTGGTAATGAAAAAGAATTAACAGATGCATTTTACCGAGATTTAGAGTTTGGTACAGGCGGACTTAGAGGCATAATGGGAGTAGGCACTAACAGAATGAATAAATACACTGTTGGAGTTGCCACTCAAGGTTTAGCTAATTATATATTAAAACAAGGCGGAAGTGATTATAAAGTTGCCATAGGATATGATTCAAGAAATAATTCTGATGTATTTTCAAAAGCTGCTGCTGAGATACTTTCTTCAAACGGAATAAAAGTTTATTTATATGATGATATTCACCCTATTTCGCTTCTTTCTTATGCTGTTAGAAGTTTGGGCTGTATTGCTGGAATAGTTGTTACCGCAAGCCATAACCCTAAAGAATATAATGGATATAAAGTTTATTGGACTGACGGAGCTCAAGTTATACCGCCTCATGATAAAAATATAATAGATGAAGTATTAAAAGTTAAGCCTGAAGAAGTAAAAATGGGAGACTCTTCAAAAATCACAATAATAGGCAAAGATATTGAAGATAAATATATGAATGACTTAATGACATATTTGGTAAATCCAGATATTATTAAAAAACATCATGACATAAAAATAGTTTATACACCTATTCATGGTTCTGGATACAAAATGGTTCCTATGGCTTTAAGAAAAGCAGGATTCACTAATTTAACAACATTAGAAGGTGCTCAGCCTCCTGACGGAAATTTCCCTACTGTGGAATCTCCTAACCCTGAAAACCCTGAAGCATTACAGATAGCTGTTAATAAAGCTAAAGAGATAGGTGCTGAACTTGTTATGGGTACTGATCCAGACTGCGATAGAATGGGTTGTGCTTTGCTTACTAAAGATGGAAGCTATATGTATCTTACTGGTAATCAAATAGGATCCATAATGGCATACTACCTCATTACAAACAAAAAAAATATTAAAAATCCATATATAGTAAAAACAATAGTAACTACTGAACTAGCTAGGGCTATTGCTGATGCTAATAATGTTAAGATTTATGATGTGCTTACTGGCTTTAAATGGATTGCTGATGTTATAGAAAGAGATAAAGAAGGAACATATTTATTCGGATTTGAAGAGAGTTTCGGTTACTGTATAAATTCAAATGTACGCGATAAAGACGGTGTTAGTTCCTGCTTGATGCTTGCTGAAGTGCTTGCTTACTGTAAAGATAATAACATTACTTTAGCTGATTATTTAGAAAGTATTTATGAAAAATATGGATACTTCTATGAAGAGACTATATCAATTACAAAAAAAGGTGCTGACGGAGCTAAGGCTATAGCTGATTTGATGACTTATTATAGAAACAATTTACCTAAAGAAATTTCAGGAGTTCAAGTAGAGACTATAAGCGACTATGAGAAAAAAGAAGTTTATGATAATACAGGTAAAAAAATAAAAGATATAACTTTACCTAAATCTAATGTACTTCAATACATACTTGCTGATAAAACTAAAATCACTATAAGACCTTCTGGTACTGAACCTAAAATAAAATTCTATTTTGAAGTTTGCGTAAAAGAAAGTAAAGATAAGAGACTTGCTGTAGCCAAAGAAAAAGTGGCTAATTTCAAAAAGTTTATTAAAGAATAATTTTTTATTATTGCTAGCCATAAACTTTATAATTTGTATTAGTAATAAAAATAAAAGAAGTCCTATTTTTTAATGGGGCTTCTTTTTTATACGACATTTTTTGTCATGGTGAAAAAGTATAATATATATAATTAGATAATCATATTTAAGGAGATTATATGAGAAAAATTATTATAATATTATCATTTTTACTGATATTCATAATAAGCTGTTCAGGTAATTATGTAAGTGTCAGCAATGAACAAACAAGTACAAATATATCTATCGGACAAATTACCGTTTCAAAAATGACTATATAGACAAATAATTTTGAAAAAAGTAAAATGCCAAAAATTACTATTTACTTAAATCAAAAATTAGAAATTGATAAAACTCAATTAGTAAGCGTATCGAATAATCAAAATTTAAATTTTAATATTAAAGATTTTACATTAGAGAAAAATGAAGTTTTTTATGAAAAATGAGTTAAAATAAACTTAATATCAAACTCTTTTTATAAAATAACAAATTTGCAGACTAATGCTTTTAATTTATATTTTACATTAAAAAGTACATTCACAAATGAAAATATAGAAAATAAAGAAATATTATACGATGTCAATGTGCAAGCTAAAATAACAAAAACTTCTCTATTATTAACTATAATAAAATGGATATTTATAGTAATTTTAGGAATTTTATTCTTTCCATTTATATTGCTTGCTTCTATGTTTATATACCCAATAAGAACCAGCAGCGGATTTTTTCTTGCTCTTATATTACCTTTTATTTACTACCCTATTTTATTCTTTATTATAAAATTAGTTCTTAATTTTTTTGATGAACATAGATAGAAATTATAAGAAGTATAATAATTATTTACTTTAAATATAAAATCCTCATCATTTAATGCGGATTTTATATTTTTAACTTTATTCTAACTCCCCGCCCATTTTAGTTTGTAATTTTATTTGTTATTATTGTATTATTTTTTTATTAATTTTTACTGTTATTATAACGCCCACCCTAGCTTTATTTAAAATCATAATCTTCACAACGCACGCAGAGTAAAATTAAAAATATAAATTAATTATAAATTCTAATTTTAATTAGATATAAAATTCCGCTGACCGTGCGTTGAATAAAGTTTTAAACTTAATAAAAACTTGGGTGGGTGCCTTAATTTTTAATTAGACTATAAAAATAATAAAAATTCAAATTTATAAATAAAACAATAAAATATAAAGGGCGGGAATGTAAATAAAATTTTTAAATATAAATTAATAATTATTTATTTAAATAAACACTCCATTTTTCAGGAAATCCTATATGAACAAAATCTATATCATTTTCATATTCATCAATAAGATTAATAAAATTTGTAAGTATTTCATCATTCCACTTTTCTTTAAAAGGATACAATTCTTTAACTGATAAAATAGCCCCCCATAATTTTCTTTCCGAATCTTTATCTAAATTATTCATTTGCTTTGGAATAGATGAAAAAATTCTATAATAAAGTCTTCCATAATGAGCACAAATATTTCTTAAATCCGTACAGCAACGAAGCCAACTTTCTAATTTTTTAGCAGTAATGTTATACATATCTTTTGCTAATATTTTCTGATCCTCTAATTTTAAATTAGCAAAAAAAGTTGATAACATTCCAAAAGTAAATATTTCTGTTGCCACCCATATTGGAAAATTACTATTATATTTAGATATATGATGTTTAACAAACAAAACTTTTTTATTACTTTTTATTTCTCTTTGAAAATTATTTATAAATTTTTTATGATAATTTATGATTTTATTTATATATTTTTGATTAGAATTTTTATTATAAAAATTTGTTTCATCCCAATATCCTAACGCTCCATATTTATGAGCATGATAATATGCTATTTTAGCACGAATAAAAATTTCTATCTCTTCTAAAGCATTAAATAATATAGTATGCAATTTTCTATCAAACTCATAAATATTAAAAACTTTTTCAAATGAAGTACCATTAATATAATTGCCATCATTTTGTTTAAAAGGTAAAAAATAAGCACTAAAACGATAATAATTTACTGACTCAAGTATAGATATACATTTTTGATCATTATTAATGATACAGCCTCTATCTTTTAATTTTTGAAGCTGTTCTTCATATTTATAAGGACATTTTATATCCATAAGATAACCAAAATAAAAAATGTCCCCCATGATGCACATCATATAAATGATAATGCTGGGGGTCCTGTTGATATAATCATATATTATATAATTTTTTTGTCAACATTAAATCAAAATATTTTATTATAAAATAAATTATTATATTTTAGTATTTTTTATTTAATAAAAAATACTAAAATATATATAAACTATTCATCTTTAACAATTCTCGATTTTAAATAATTAGCCTTTAATATAAACGCTTCATTTTCTTTATAAAAAGCTTCTTTTGAGATTTCATCTTTAAGTAAAGAACGCATTTCATCTTTAGCCTTACGCATTATCTCTTTATCTTTTATGATATTTCCAAGTTTGAAGTCCGGAATACCGCTTTGCTTATCGCCTAAAAACTCACCAGCCCCTCTTAATTCTAAATCTTTTTCTGATATTTTAAATCCGTCAGTAGTTTCGCATATTATATTAATTCTTTCTTTTATGATGTCATTAAGCTCGCTGTGTAGTATAAGATAGCAGTAACCTAATTTATCTCCTCTTCCCACTCGTCCTCGTAATTGATGAAGCTGTGATAAACCAAAACGCTCTGCTCCTTCTATAAGTATTGTTGTCGCATTTGGGTTGTCAATACCTACTTCTATTACGGTAGTAGAAAATAGTACTTTTATCTCTCCACTTGCAAATCTATTCATTATATATTCTTTTTCTTCATCTTTCATTTTGCCATGTATTATTTCTATTTGGGTATCTGAGAAGTATGTTTCTTTTGCTCTCTGAAACTCGCTTGAAAGAGTGATAAAACTAGAATCATTATTTTCTATTAGAGGAAATACAACATAACCCTGTTCTCCTTTTGATATTCTATTTTTTAAGAATTTATAGCAATGATCCCTTTCATAAAGCTCTTTATATTTTGTGAGTACCCCTTTTCTTGAGCTAGGAAGAGTTTTTATGATTGATAAGTCTAACTCCCCAAATAATGTTAATGCTAATGACTGAGGAATTGGAGTTGCTGTCATAAGAAGATAATCAATATTTTTACCTTTCGATAATAATTTATTTCTTTGAGCTACCCCAAATCTTTGCTGTTCATCTACTATTGCATAAGAAAGATTTTTAAATACTACTTCATCATATATAATAGAATGCGTACCTACTAATATACTACTTTTACCCTCCCTAAGCCTTTTCAATAAATATCCTCTTTCGCTTTGACTTACAGATGATGTAAGTATATCTATTTTTATAATATCTTCTAAGCCAGCTGCTTTAATGAGTTTTTTAAAAGTATTATAATGCTGTAAAGCTAGTATTTCAGTAGGAGCCAAAAATGCTGTTTGAAATCCTGATTCAGCAGGTATCAATGCAGTTAAAAATGCCACTATAGTTTTACCAGCACCAACATCACCTTGAAGAAGTCTAAACATTTGTTTTTTTGAAAATAAATCATTTTTTATTTCGTTTATAGCATTTGATTGATCTTCGGTAAGTTCAAAAGGAAGAGCAGATTTTACTTTTTCAAGCAAGTTTAACGAATTGTATCTTTCTTCTTTTATTAAAATATTAGGTCTTCTCTCACTTAAATGTATATACTGAAAAGTCAAAAACTCTTCAAAAATTAAGCTCTCTCTAGCCTCATCAAGTGCTTCAAACGATGTAGGAAAATGCATCTCCATAATAGAAGGAACAAAACTTTTAAGCCTGTATTTCTTTTTAATGACACTAGGTATATCATATTTCATATTCTTTTCAAATCCTACAAGCTCATCTACAATTAAAGTTCTCAATTTTTTCTGGGAAAGCCCTTCTGTAAGAGGGTATATTGGCACTATCTTTCCGTATGATAATGCATTTGAAGATGGTTTCTCAAATTCAGTCATTCTGCATTGAAGCTTACCCCTTCCGCTTCTTATAAACTTACCTGT
It encodes the following:
- a CDS encoding leucine-rich repeat domain-containing protein, whose amino-acid sequence is MFKIKLFFIYILFLISCSNYKATSPFNIDNNNQNISASIPENIDEDYIIKADTQETEIENKMQEYFNKYGYYVIFLQDTGDNIDKNSTIETINKIIEKTEYSKYGVALDISRTTVTEIKDNAFKDNNNIIAIKLPETIKTIGISAFENCSILSEINFPSSIESIKTSSFNKCIKLIKADLSKTKITSIENKVFYNCISLNSVVLPDTLTIINIESFAYCYSLNDINFTSKLTYILPSAFISCKSLTKISLPSSLKYIYGYSFGDCSSLSDVEYLGDNVNNIQIKNGNVFDGYVENSKPKNLHLPNASSDSSWESFLNYTWEKDKIFYGKNMS
- a CDS encoding leucine-rich repeat protein is translated as MKILVIILLSFIIYSCNYKLISPYDDKNNNQLNNNQVNEKIYVVGNESTEEEIKNALENNKKETGQNLITVKGYIDSSSTIFDKIKNVAQNEKDIILDLSAASFETSYKFTLEGASTLKTVIMATTEQITANFFKDCTALVNIQISSSTIKINDTSFENCTSLKNVEYLGTSPNALTTSAFASIKPTDLYLPNVKTDPQDGRWNNFLGAAWTAIHYTASMPQ
- a CDS encoding phospho-sugar mutase — encoded protein: MEQEVKARIDSWLNGPYDDETKKEIKALLDAGNEKELTDAFYRDLEFGTGGLRGIMGVGTNRMNKYTVGVATQGLANYILKQGGSDYKVAIGYDSRNNSDVFSKAAAEILSSNGIKVYLYDDIHPISLLSYAVRSLGCIAGIVVTASHNPKEYNGYKVYWTDGAQVIPPHDKNIIDEVLKVKPEEVKMGDSSKITIIGKDIEDKYMNDLMTYLVNPDIIKKHHDIKIVYTPIHGSGYKMVPMALRKAGFTNLTTLEGAQPPDGNFPTVESPNPENPEALQIAVNKAKEIGAELVMGTDPDCDRMGCALLTKDGSYMYLTGNQIGSIMAYYLITNKKNIKNPYIVKTIVTTELARAIADANNVKIYDVLTGFKWIADVIERDKEGTYLFGFEESFGYCINSNVRDKDGVSSCLMLAEVLAYCKDNNITLADYLESIYEKYGYFYEETISITKKGADGAKAIADLMTYYRNNLPKEISGVQVETISDYEKKEVYDNTGKKIKDITLPKSNVLQYILADKTKITIRPSGTEPKIKFYFEVCVKESKDKRLAVAKEKVANFKKFIKE
- a CDS encoding Abi family protein, with the translated sequence MDIKCPYKYEEQLQKLKDRGCIINNDQKCISILESVNYYRFSAYFLPFKQNDGNYINGTSFEKVFNIYEFDRKLHTILFNALEEIEIFIRAKIAYYHAHKYGALGYWDETNFYNKNSNQKYINKIINYHKKFINNFQREIKSNKKVLFVKHHISKYNSNFPIWVATEIFTFGMLSTFFANLKLEDQKILAKDMYNITAKKLESWLRCCTDLRNICAHYGRLYYRIFSSIPKQMNNLDKDSERKLWGAILSVKELYPFKEKWNDEILTNFINLIDEYENDIDFVHIGFPEKWSVYLNK
- the recG gene encoding ATP-dependent DNA helicase RecG codes for the protein MLNNDYSKDIFTKSIKYSKGVGPKYAEILAKKGITTLYDLIAFFPRTYDDRRKTLKLHEALENKDKTSVVYVEVIDISSFTFQYRNKPLVIVTDGIAVCEVPIYGGRLPAGVAKGAKLYLTGKFIRSGRGKLQCRMTEFEKPSSNALSYGKIVPIYPLTEGLSQKKLRTLIVDELVGFEKNMKYDIPSVIKKKYRLKSFVPSIMEMHFPTSFEALDEARESLIFEEFLTFQYIHLSERRPNILIKEERYNSLNLLEKVKSALPFELTEDQSNAINEIKNDLFSKKQMFRLLQGDVGAGKTIVAFLTALIPAESGFQTAFLAPTEILALQHYNTFKKLIKAAGLEDIIKIDILTSSVSQSERGYLLKRLREGKSSILVGTHSIIYDEVVFKNLSYAIVDEQQRFGVAQRNKLLSKGKNIDYLLMTATPIPQSLALTLFGELDLSIIKTLPSSRKGVLTKYKELYERDHCYKFLKNRISKGEQGYVVFPLIENNDSSFITLSSEFQRAKETYFSDTQIEIIHGKMKDEEKEYIMNRFASGEIKVLFSTTVIEVGIDNPNATTILIEGAERFGLSQLHQLRGRVGRGDKLGYCYLILHSELNDIIKERINIICETTDGFKISEKDLELRGAGEFLGDKQSGIPDFKLGNIIKDKEIMRKAKDEMRSLLKDEISKEAFYKENEAFILKANYLKSRIVKDE